In a single window of the Zea mays cultivar B73 chromosome 5, Zm-B73-REFERENCE-NAM-5.0, whole genome shotgun sequence genome:
- the LOC100286040 gene encoding shikimate kinase, whose amino-acid sequence MEAGGVGLALQARAAGFGSSRHRGGLQAPTGSLRVADPAGPAVAVRARGSKPVAPLRLRAKKSSGGHENSHNSVDEALLLKRKSEEVLFYLNGRCIYLVGMMGSGKSTVGKIMSEVLGYSFFDSDKLVEQAVGMPSVAQIFKVHSEAFFRDNESSVLRDLSSMRRLVVATGGGAVIRPINWRYMKRGLSVWLDVPLDALARRIAKVGTASRPLLDQPSGDPYAMAFSKLSMLAQQRGDAYANADVRVSLEEIACKQGHDDVSKLTPTDIAIESLHKIESFVIEHTADSSASDAQAESQIQRIQTL is encoded by the exons ATGGAGGCGGGGGGCGTCGGCCTGGCGCTGCAGGCGCGGGCGGCGGGCTTCGGCTCCAGCCGGCACCGGGGCGGCCTACAGGCGCCCACCGGGAGCCTGAGAGTCGCTGACCCGGCGGGACCTGCGGTCGCTGTGCGGGCTCGCGGGTCCAAGCCCGTCGCACCGCTCCGACTCCGTGCGAAGAAATCGTCCGGAG GTCATGAAAACTCGCACAACTCCGTTGACGAAGCTCTCCTGTTGAAG AGAAAATCAGAAGAAGTTCTGTTCTACTTGAACGGGAGGTGTATTTACCTAGTAG GAATGATGGGTTCTGGAAAAAGTACTGTGGGGAAGATTATGTCTGAAGTCTTGGGTTATTCGTTCTTTGATAG TGACAAGTTAGTGGAGCAAGCTGTTGGAATGCCATCAGTTGCCCAAATATTCAAGGTCCATAGTGAAGCCTTCTTTCGGGATAATGAG AGTAGTGTCTTGAGAGATTTGTCCTCCATGCGACGATTAGTTGTTGCCACCGGAGGTGGTGCTGTTATCCGACCAATTAACTG GAGATATATGAAGAGGGGCCTATCTGTTTGGTTAGATGTGCCCTTGGATGCTCTTGCTAGGCGTATTGCTAAAGTGGGAACTGCCTCTCGTCCTCTTCTGGACCAACCATCTGGTGATCCGTACGCAATG GCCTTTTCTAAGCTCAGCATGCTTGCACAGCAAAGGGGTGATGCTTATGCAAATGCAGATGTAAGGGTTTCTCTGGAAG AGATTGCATGTAAACAAGGTCATGATGATGTCTCTAAGCTGACACCTACTGATATTGCAATTGAG TCACTTCATAAGATCGAGAGCTTCGTCATCGAGCACACTGCTGATAGTTCAGCTAGCGACGCGCAAGCTGAGTCGCAGATCCAGAGGATACAGACCTTGTAG
- the LOC118472114 gene encoding uncharacterized protein — MTRAGRKVQVQHVLTGMLIYLAMAVNIPPWAIKAIDKIRRSFLWRGRKEARGGHCLVAWGRVCRPLQLDGLGISSLKELIWALRMRWLWLQKTEPNRPWCSLPIQVPDKARAFFSMVLTSKVGNGANTLFWTDKWIHGQKIADLVPRLFDIIPKKITNRRTVQEALTDRRWIADITGSLSVGVLLDYLHLWNLISDFELLPDIEDKHTFSIAANGTYSAKAAYDGLFIGSVHFGHYERVWKTWASSKCHFFLWLSVLNKCWTTDRLAKRGLDHPEKCPLCDQESETLDHILVSCVFAREFWFRLMCIFRLQNLAPTPSTVSFTGWWEMIDNGSGDMIMKGVNSLIALGAWIIWNHQNRIVFDGISPSVSAALCQAREEQQLWEMAGAKGLSFLAATIRGT, encoded by the coding sequence ATGACAAGAGCAGGCCGTAAAGTGCAAGTTCAGCATGTGCTTACCGGAATGCTTATTTATCTTGCTATGGCGGTAAATATTCCCCCTTGGGCTATTAAGGCCATTGATAAAATTAGAAGAAGTTTCCTTTGGAGAGGGCGCAAGGAGGCCAGAGGTGGTCACTGCCTGGTGGCCTGGGGCAGAGTCTGTAGACCCCTACAGCTGGACGGTCTTGGCATTTCTAGTCTTAAAGAACTTATCTGGGCCCTGCGCATGAGATGGCTTTGGCTCCAAAAGACTGAGCCTAACCGACCTTGGTGCAGCCTTCCTATCCAGGTTCCAGATAAAGCAAGGGCTTTCTTCTCGATGGTGTTGACTTCAAAGGTTGGTAATGGGGCTAATACTTTGTTCTGGACTGATAAATGGATTCATGGACAGAAAATTGCAGATTTGGTTCCTAGATTATTTGATATCATTCCGAAAAAAATCACTAACAGAAGGACGGTTCAGGAAGCATTGACAGATAGAAGATGGATTGCTGATATCACAGGATCACTCTCGGTGGGAGTATTATTGGATTATCTTCATCTTTGGAATTTAATTTCAGATTTTGAGCTGCTGCCAGACATAGAAGATAAACATACTTTTAGTATTGCTGCAAATGGGACTTATTCTGCTAAGGCTGCATATGATGGGTTGTTCATCGGGTCTGTGCATTTCGGTCACTATGAAAGAGTTTGGAAAACTTGGGCCTCCTCTAAATGCCACTTCTTCCTCTGGCTATCGGTGCTCAATAAATGCTGGACAACAGATAGATTGGCAAAGAGAGGACTTGATCATCCGGAGAAGTGCCCACTTTGTGACCAAGAGTCTGAAACTTTGGATCATATTTTGGTTTCTTGTGTTTTTGCGAGAGAATTCTGGTTCCGGCTGATGTGCATTTTCAGACTACAAAATCTGGCTCCTACACCTAGTACGGTGTCTTTTACGGGTTGGTGGGAGATGATTGACAATGGCTCTGGAGATATGATTATGAAGGGTGTCAACTCCCTTATTGCCTTGGGAGCCTGGATTATTTGGAATCATCAGAATCGAATTGTCTTTGATGGAATCTCCCCTAGTGTTTCTGCAGCTCTTTGTCAGGCAAGGGAGGAACAACAGTTGTGGGAAATGGCAGGAGCTAAGGGTCTCTCCTTTCTTGCCGCAACCATCAGGGGCACCTAG